The nucleotide sequence TTTTCCCTTTAAAAAAGGCTTCCCGTAAGCATTGTAATGCAAAGAATTGGGGGCGTGTCCTAACTGAGTTAGCAATAAACGCGTGGCTAAAAAGTTCTTTTTAGCCCTCTCATTGCTAATAGCATTGTAACTCTCCTTTTGTTCAGGAGTAAGAGGAGTTTCTTCTTCCAACACAGCAAGCTCCTCCCTTACCTCCCAAATGTACAAGGTGGTTTTTTTATCTACTTTTATGGTGCTCTCTAATGGCATATATAATTCCCCTCCAAATTTCGCACAAAGATACTGAAAAATTCTTAATTCTTACAAGTTATATAAACCACCTCTGTATCTTTTTCTTTTCTTTCAGAAATCAATAATATGTTAAAACAACGCCCTTATAATGAGCTTATTTAGCATCATTTTAATAGTTCATAAACAATGAAGACGTTAATTTGTGTTACAAACATAACTTTTATTCTTTTGCTTTCCTATCAAAAGTTTAACAAAAGATTAACGCTCTTAAACGAAAAAAAGTCTTCACGATGAGGAAAAATCGTGAAGACTAAAAAATAAAATATAACTTTTAAAAAAATAAAAATGATAGCAAATTCTTATTTATAAAGTACTTTTTTTACTGCTTTTACTACGTCGTCAGCATTTGGCAAAAACTCTTTCAAAAGCTCTGAAGAGAATGGTGCTGGCGTATCAGTGGTAGTAATGCGTTGTACAGGCGCATCGAGATAATCGAAGATGTGCTCTTGTACTTGATAAGTAATTTCAGAAGATACACTGGCAAAAGGCCACGCTTCTTCCAAAATCACTAAGCGATTAGTTTTCTTAACCGATGCGAATACCGTGTCAAAGTCAAGCGGACGTACAGTACGCAAGTCGATGATTTCACACTCAATACCTTCTTTGGCTAAAATATCAGCAGCTTTATGCGCTTCTTTAATAATTTTACCGAAAGAAACGATAGTTACATCAGTACCCGCACGCTTGATATCGGCAACGCCTAATGGAATAGTGTATTCTTCTTCTGGCACTTCACCTTTATCGCCGTACATTTGCTCAGATTCCATAAAGATAACAGGGTCGTTATCACGGATAGCCGACTTCAAGAGTCCTTTTGCATCGTAAGGCGTAGAAGGAACTACTACTTTCAATCCAGGGCAGTTAGCATACCAGTTCTCAAAAGCTTGAGAGTGGGTAGCCGCCAACTGACCAGCAGAAGCGGTAGGACCACGAAAAACGATAGGAATATTAAACTGACCTCCTGACATCTGGCGCATTTTAGCCGCGTTGTTAATGATTTGGTCAATCGCTACTAATGAAAAGTTGAAAGTCATAAACTCTACAATAGGGCGGTTACCATTCATAGCAGCCCCTACTGAGATACCTGCAAAACCACCTTCAGCGATAGGGGTATCAATAATACGTTTAGGCCCAAATTCATCGAGCATTCCTTTAGAGGCTTTGTAAGCGCCATTATATTCGGCTACCTCTTCACCCATCAAATAAATAGACTCGTCGCGACGCATCTCTTCACTCATCGCTTCGCAAACGGCTTCTCTAAATTGTATTGTTCTCATTTATATTTATTAAAATAAGGTATATAACTAAAATTTCTGTTTTGAAAGCACAAAAGTAATAATAATTATTTAATCTCCTAATTTTTTTACTACTTTTATTTTCTATATATTATCTAAAACATTATATATCAAATATTTATTATGTTATTTACCTTATCTCTAATCTCACCACTCTCTGGTTAAATCGCCTATAAAAATACGGAATCTTATATAGCATACGGAAGATAAATGGGTAGCGTCCTTGGTCGTACTTACTCATAAAATACTCTTTCGCCACGTGCAACTTAGGGTGCCACTGCTCCATCGCCTCGCTATACTTTTCACTCCATTGAAATTCAGGGCGCCTGTCTTTATCCATTGCTTTTAGTGTATCGTGGTTCTTAGCGTGTCCTACCAAAGCGTAAGCCAGCATATCGAAGAGAAGAGTAGCCTCAGTAAATGCTTCACAGAGATGTATCATAAAATCTTTTACCTCAAACGGAGGGAAATACATCAGTACCCCCTCAACAATAATGAGCACAGGCTTGTGGTGAGCTTTTACTTTCTCTATCCATTCGGTATCAAAGAGAGACATTTCTAAAAAACTACGTCTTTCATTCTCCTCAAAAAACTGACGCCGGATAGCAATCACCTCAGGTAAATCGAGGTCATACCAATGGGTAAGTTCCGGACAACCCAAACGCTCATAACGAGCATCAAGACCCGTACCCAATTGTATTATTACTGCATCGGGGTGTTGCTCTATAAAAGCACGTGTTTCTTCGTCTATCAGGTGAGCGCGCACACACACGCCTGCTTGGGAGAATTTAGCTTTCTTGAATCGGCTAAAATCATAGTCTATTTTGTTTATAATCTCAGCAGCCTTCTCATCGCGTAACAGCGGTTGAGGTTCTTTATTTTCAGTAGCTTTTGCCCATAAAGTAATGAGCATTGTTTCGGGTATTTTGTTCATTTTAGTTGATGGATTTATTGTATAATATTCTATATTTTAAGTGATTTAATCATAGAAAGGTAGGGTAGGTGATAAGTAATAAGTGAAAAATATTGTTCATAATTAACAAAAAAGCAAATTTATTTGGTCAATACATTCATATTATTTACTTTTGTTCTAAACAACAGGTTTCAGAGTGCAAAAATACAGCAAAAAGGAAGTACGATTGTTTAATTTCCTTAGCAAAGTTTTACATCTGAATAGCAAATAATGTGATTAGTTGTTCGTAGCCAGCCGGTGGTGCTGACGGCAAACGGCTTATGAACGTGAAAAACGACTGATGAATATGATAAACGAAATAACATTACCTTTGGCAACCAACGAAGAAGAGGTGCAAAATTATTACGAAAGAGTGAATGAACAAATAGGGGTGTTCCGATTGGAACAACAAACCTTAGGCAATCATACTTACTACCGATGGCTAGCACAAATGAAAGAAGATGTGGCTTTTGAGGGAGGTATGGATATCCCCTCAGTGCGTCTTTATTTCGTAACCCGAACCCACAAAGGTATGACGGTGCAGGTAGATGGGCAAAATTGTTTCAGTAAGGCGGGGACTCACAATATCTTTTTTGGTAAAGAAGAATGCTTGGGCAAAGACTTGTTGCATAAAGGTGATATTATAGAAGTGATTACGGTTGCTATCAGTGCTGAGCAATTTGCACAAATAGCTACCCAATACCCCGAAACTTTTATGGCGTGGTACCAGCGCTATGAGCGAGGAGGTAACTTTATTCTTTCGCCTGAACAATCACTTCCTACTGACTTTGCTATGCAAACTGTTCTTGACCAACTGCAACACGCTTCTCTTTTGGGCAAGGCAGCACGACCTTATGCCGACCTAAAAGTGCAGGAACTCTTTTTGTTACAATTACATCAATACGAACAGCAACAGCTACAAGTATACCAATACTGCAAAACCCAAACCGACGTACGAAAGATGTACGAAGTGCGCGACCGCCTTACGGCTCAGTTGGACGTTACGCCTTCGATAGCTGAACTGGCACGTGCCGTAGGTGTGAACGAAAAGAAGTTGTGTTATGGTTTTAAAGAGGTATTTGGCACTACTGTTTTTGGTTATCTATACGACTATAAAATGGAATTGGCACAACAACTGCTCCTTCACACCGATAAGAGTATAGGTGAAATTGCCCTCACCTGTGGGTATGATTATATATCGCATTTTTCGACTGCCTTTAAGAAGAAGTTTGGTAGAAATGCAAAGGAGGTAAGAAATAAGAGGTAAAAAAAGACTGTCTATGGTTTTTAGACAGTCTTTTTTATAAAAATTTTTCTATGAAGGCTTACTAGAACTTGTAACCTACCCCTACTTGGAATACGCGGTTTTTGAAATTCAAAGTAGGAAGTTTATATCCGTTTTCTGAATACGATTTAGTCGATAAGTCGGTAAGACCTAAATTAAAGGAAGCATCGAAAAAGAAACCAGAATCGAAGTTGTATTCAGCACCAAAGCCTAATCCTAAATCGAATTTCTTGTCGAGAGTTA is from Capnocytophaga ochracea DSM 7271 and encodes:
- a CDS encoding pyruvate dehydrogenase complex E1 component subunit beta; protein product: MRTIQFREAVCEAMSEEMRRDESIYLMGEEVAEYNGAYKASKGMLDEFGPKRIIDTPIAEGGFAGISVGAAMNGNRPIVEFMTFNFSLVAIDQIINNAAKMRQMSGGQFNIPIVFRGPTASAGQLAATHSQAFENWYANCPGLKVVVPSTPYDAKGLLKSAIRDNDPVIFMESEQMYGDKGEVPEEEYTIPLGVADIKRAGTDVTIVSFGKIIKEAHKAADILAKEGIECEIIDLRTVRPLDFDTVFASVKKTNRLVILEEAWPFASVSSEITYQVQEHIFDYLDAPVQRITTTDTPAPFSSELLKEFLPNADDVVKAVKKVLYK
- a CDS encoding class I SAM-dependent methyltransferase — protein: MNKIPETMLITLWAKATENKEPQPLLRDEKAAEIINKIDYDFSRFKKAKFSQAGVCVRAHLIDEETRAFIEQHPDAVIIQLGTGLDARYERLGCPELTHWYDLDLPEVIAIRRQFFEENERRSFLEMSLFDTEWIEKVKAHHKPVLIIVEGVLMYFPPFEVKDFMIHLCEAFTEATLLFDMLAYALVGHAKNHDTLKAMDKDRRPEFQWSEKYSEAMEQWHPKLHVAKEYFMSKYDQGRYPFIFRMLYKIPYFYRRFNQRVVRLEIR
- a CDS encoding helix-turn-helix domain-containing protein, which gives rise to MNMINEITLPLATNEEEVQNYYERVNEQIGVFRLEQQTLGNHTYYRWLAQMKEDVAFEGGMDIPSVRLYFVTRTHKGMTVQVDGQNCFSKAGTHNIFFGKEECLGKDLLHKGDIIEVITVAISAEQFAQIATQYPETFMAWYQRYERGGNFILSPEQSLPTDFAMQTVLDQLQHASLLGKAARPYADLKVQELFLLQLHQYEQQQLQVYQYCKTQTDVRKMYEVRDRLTAQLDVTPSIAELARAVGVNEKKLCYGFKEVFGTTVFGYLYDYKMELAQQLLLHTDKSIGEIALTCGYDYISHFSTAFKKKFGRNAKEVRNKR